TCCTTTTGCTGGAATTGGTCTTGGAGCAATGGTTGGAATTTTCTTAAATCTTGTTTTACCGAAAGCTTTATAAAATAATGTTAGAATTTAATGAAATAATTGAAAAGGATAATAATGGCAGCAAAAGAACATCAATTTGATATTTCAGCAAAATTAGATATGCAAGAGATGAAAAATGCAGTGATTCAAGCTCAAAAAGAGATTGATAACAGATATGATTTTAAAGGAATAAGTAAAGAGATTGATTTGAATATTGGAGCAAAAACTTTAATATTAGTCTCTTCAAGTGATAATAAAATCGATGCAATGATGGACATTTTAATTTCAAAAATGAATAAAAGAGGAATCTCTATTAACTCTTTAGAAGAGATAAAAAAAGAGGACTCAAGTGGTGGAAATAGAAAATATACTTTTAAAATAGTTGATAGTATAGAAAAAGATGAAGCAAAAAAAATTCAAACAGAAATTAAAAATTTAAAATTAAAAGTAACAGCTGTAAATCAAGGTGATGAAATAAGAGTTACTGGGAAAAACATTGATGATTTACAAACAATTATGAAACACCTAAGAAGTTTAGAACTAAAAGCTCCTTTAGTTTTTGATAACTTCAAATAAAAATCTCACTTATATATAATTTATGTGTAATTAATATATAATTCATTCTTTATTTTAAAGGATGAATTATAGAACTATTAATAATAAAATCAATCGCAGTTGTATCACTTGTTTTAAGTTTAAGTTATATTGCTGAAAAAGTAAGTCCTAGAATTTCAGGGATTTTATCTGGACTTCCTGTTGGAAGTGCTATTACTCTTTTATTTTTTGCAATAGAAAATGGTGTTGATTATGTAACAAAAGTTGCTTTATATAATATTCATGGACTTTTTGCAGCTTTGGCTTTTTCTATTGGTTATTATATAAGTACTTTTTATAAAGGAAAATTTGAGATATTTTTATCTTTATTAATCTCTTTTATTTCATATTTACTTATTGCATTTATTTTATCAAATATTCCACCGCACGTGGTTTTAACGCCAGTTATTGTAATAACTTTAATGTTAATTGCAACTATATATTTTGCAAAAAAAGAGAACTTTGCTATTGATAAAAAAATTAAAACTTCAATAAGTGATATATTTTTTAGGTCACTTTTGACTATTTCGATATTTTTAATAATCTCAAGTTTACCAAAATATGTACCATCAAATATAGCTGGAATTTTTTCATCTTTCCCTACGATTCTTTTACCTTTGATGTTAATAATTCATTTTAGACATAGTAGGTTTCAAGCAAGAACTATTATAAAAAACACACCTTATGGGCTAAGTTCAGTTGTTATTTACTCTTTGGTTGTTTATTTTGCCTACGAAAAAATAGGAATAGTTTTTGGAACAATAATTGCCCTTATTTGTTCAGTTTTATATGTAATTATTCAAGGTAAAGTTTTAAGATTTTTTAAATTAATTAAATAAGCACATACACACTAAATAAACAAAACTTTAATATAATAAAAATTATATATGAGGATTTTTATATGAAAGTTTTGTTATTAGAAGATGATATTGCTTTAAGTGATTTATTAAACGAACATTTGTTAGATTTAGGTTATGAAGTTGTTTTATGTACAAATGGTCAAGAAGCCTTAGAAGCTTTAATTGATAATAAGTTTGATATTGCTTTACTTGATATAAATACACCAAGTATAACAGGAATAGAAGTTTTAAAAAGAGTTAGAAAAGAGTATAAAAATAATATTCCAATAATAATTTTAACAGCTTATCAAGATACAAAACACCTAAAAGAGTCTTTTGAAAATGGCGTTGATGATTACATTAAAAAACCTTTTGATTTAGAAGAGTTAGACCAAAGAATTTTAAAACTCTGTAGACATTTTTTAATAGAGCAGAATAGTAAAATTAAAATAGATGAAAATATATTTTTTGAACCTCAAACTTGTCAAATTTTTAAAGAAAATAAGGTAATAAGTCTTGCTCAAAAAGAAAGAGATATTTTAAAATATTTTTGTACACATAAAAGTAGAGTAATTTCAAATGAGGAGTTACTTCAAAATATTTGGGTATATGATGAAATGCCAACTGATGCCACAATTAGAGTTTATATAAAAAATTTAAGAGAAATTATTGGTAAAGAAAAAATTACAACAATAAGAGCTATAGGATATAGATTTGAATAGAGATGAAAAAAAAGCATTAATTAGCTTTTTAACTATTTATATAGTTTCAGCAATTTTATTAATAGGTGTTATTTTGTACATTTATTACAAAAATGAAACAAAAATGCTTGAAGAGAGTTGTTCTATGGAATTACATAATGCTTCAATGCATATAAAAAATGAAATTATAAATAGACATATGAAAAATCAAAAATTTAATCCAAATAAACTTTCAAATATAAATATAAAATATGGACTTTTTGATAAAGATAAAAAAGTAATTTTTTCTTATTTAGATGAAAAATTTGATGTTGATTTTTCAAAAAATAGTTATGTAAATGAGTTTTATAACTATTTTATTACAACTTTAGATGAAGAGAATATTCCTATAAAATATATTGTTTTAGAGACTTGTCAAGAGGTTCAAAATAAAAATAAATTACAGATTTTTATTTTAGTAATTTTATTTTTAAGTGCAATTTTTATTGGTTGTATAGGATATTTATTATCAAAAATTTTATTAAATCCTGTTAGACAAAGAGTTGAAGCTATGGATAAGTTTATAAAAGATTCAGCCCATGAATTAAATACACCAATTTCAGTTTTGATGACTTCAGTTTCGATGCTTAAAAATGGAAAAAATCCTCAAAAAATGATGAAATATATTTTAAGCAGTTCTAAACAGATTTCACAAATTTATAATGATATTCATTTCTCAGCTTTTAATGAGTTAAATGAAGATGTATTTGAAGAGTTTAATCTAAAAGATTTAGTAAGTGAAAGTGTAGAGTTTTTTAATGATATTTCTATTACAAAAAATATAACAATAAGTTCAAATTTACAAGATTGTTTTATAAAAATGGATAAAACAAAAACCCAAAAAATTGTAAATAATCTTCTTTCAAATGCTATAAAGTATAGTAAAAAAGATTCTATTATAGAAGTTGTTTTAGAAAAAAATATTTTAAAAGTAAAAGATTTTGGAATAGGAATAAGTCAGGAAGAACAAAAAGAGATTTTTAAAAGGTATAAAAGAGGAAATAATATTGAAGGTGGTTTTGGAATAGGTTTAGATATAGTAAAAAGAGTTTGTGATGAATATGATTTAATATTGGATTTAAAGTCACAAATTGATAAAGAAACCACTTTTAGTATAGATTTTTCTTCAATTGTTATTAAAGATTTTTTACAAAAGTAAAATGAATATTTTTTTTGTTAGAATACGAAAAAATTTATAAAAGATTATTTATGATAAATATAATTGAAGATTTTAAGATTTCTGAATTAAAAGATACAAAGTTTATTCACCCTGTAAAAGTTACATTTTCTCAAAATGGAAAAGCAAAAACTTGGGAAGCGGTAAGAAGCCATGATAGTGTAGCAATACTTTTATACCACAAAGAAAAAGAGGCTTTTTTATTAGTTAAACAATTTAGAGCACCAGTTTATCTAAATGATAAAACAAAAACTTTTACTTATGAGTTATGTGCTGGATTGATTGATAAAAATAAATCTATTGAAGAGATTGTTATAGAAGAGATAGATGAAGAGTGTGGATATAAAGTTCATATTGATAATATTTTGAAAATCAGCTCTTTTTATACAAATGTAGGAATTAGTGGTGGAAGACAACATTTATATTTTGCTTCAATTGATGAATCAATGAAAATTCACAATGGTGGTGGAGTAAATGATGAACAAATAGAGTTACATTTTTTACCTTTAAGTGAATGTGATAATTTTCTTTTTGATGAAGAAAAAGCTAAAACACCTGGATTGATGTTTAGTTTCTATTGGTTTTTAAAAAATAGACAAGAGTTAGGACTATAAATGAGAAAATTAATTTTTTTTCTTACAATATTTTTTTTAATTTTAAATGCAGAAGAACAAATTACACCTGCTCCAACTCCGGAACAATTAGATATTAATAACTCTTTTATTACAAAATATGAGTATGGAAAAATGCTTTATAATAACCCAAGAGGAATAGGGTGTAATAAGTGTCATGGTGATGATGCAAGGGGTAAAAAAATTGTTGAGTTTAAACAAGAACATGATAAAAAAATCTATAATTGTAGTTTAGTTGCTCCTGATATTAAAGATATAGAGTATGAGATATTTTCTGTAAAAGTTAATTCAAAAAAGAATCCAAATTTCAAATTTGATAAAGAACAAGTTTGTGATAAATTGATTTATTATGCAAACGTAATGCCTACATACTTTTTAGTTGAAGAAGAGATAGAAGCTATTTATTACTATATTAAAAATCTAAAAAAATAGCTTTTTATCTAGAAAAAGCTATTCCAAGACCAATCTTATTTATTTCTCTATCATAATCAATTAAACTGTTTCCATATCCTGAAAATAGTTGTAACATTCCATAGGTATTTTTTGTTGATAAAAATTCTGGAAGAGGGAAAGTCCAGTTTAGTTCAACTGCTCCTTTATTTGATTCACTAAACTTTAGATTATTTCTTAAGAGTAATTCAAAGGTATGTTTTTTATAAGCATATAATAAAGTTAAATCTCCATATCCATAATAATCTTCAATATCAGGATTATCATCACTTCCTTTATCATCAGGGATTCTATACCAAATTTTTGGAACTAAAAAAAGATTTGCAAATTGGTAATAACCTTCTAAATAAACTTTATTCCAAGACCTCGAATTTTCATCATTTCTTCCATTTGAAGAGTGCATTATTGATACTTTATAAGCTTTTAAAACAGAGTTTTCTTTGTATGGAAATTGTATAAAGATTTCTGGTTCATAATTTGTTTCTCTAAAGGGAGAAGAATCCTCTGTAGTTTGCCAAAAAGATTTTTGTGTATATGCAGCACTAATAGATTCATTTAAACCTAAAAAATTATATGAAATAGGTTTTTCAACACTTATTTGAAATGTTGTTTCTACATTATTTCTATTTTCAATATCATTAAAATTATAATTTACAGGTAATAGATAATTTTTTTTATATGGATATAAACTAAAATCTTTTGTAATTAGTTGTTCTAAACTTTCATCAGTCTCTTTATCTTTTATTTTATCAATCTGTTTTTGATAAAACTCTTTTTTCATTGTTGTAAAAGTTTCGACTCTATGTTCTTGATTTTTAGCTAAGTCTAGAATATATCTATCTTCTTTTGAAATATTTGTATCTGCAACTTTTTTATACAAAAGCATAGCCTCTTTATAATTTCCAAGATTTTCTTGATTTTGTGCTTCTTGATATATGCTATTTATATCTTCAGCAAAGGAAAAAGTACAAATAATTAAGGAGAAGATTTTTTTCATAAATTACCATTTTATTTTTTTATTTTATTTTACATCAATAATTATTATATATAAATTTTTATACTTTATAAAAGAGTTTTAATGATATAATCGCCCAAAATTAGAAAAAAGGTTAGAAAAGATGCTTGTTGCACCTTCTATATTATCAGCAGATTTTGGGAACTTAGCAAATGAAATAAAAGCTATTTGTGATGCTGGATGTGATTTAATTCATGTTGATGTAATGGATGGACATTTTGTTCCAAATATGACAATTGGACCAGTTGTTGTAAACCCTGTTGCAAAAGTTGCAACAAAACCACTTGATATTCACCTAATGGTTGAAAATAATACATTTTTTGTAGAGTTGTTTGCTCCTTGTAAACCAGAATATATCTCTTTTCATATTGAAAGTGAAAAACACCCACATAGACTTATTCAAAAAATTAGAGATTATGGAATTAAACCAGCTATTGTTTTAAATCCTCATACTCCACCAGAAGCTATTGAGTATTTATTAGAAGATTTAGATATGGTTTTATTGATGTCTGTAAATCCTGGTTTTGGTGGGCAAAAATTCATTCCAAGTGTGATTGAAAAAACTAAAAAATTAAAAGAGTTAATTAATAAAAAAAATCCAAATTGTCTAATTGAGGTTGATGGTGGAGTAAATGACAAAAATATCCATGAACTAAAAGAAGCTGGTGTTGATGTTGTTGTTGCTGGTTCTTATGTATTTGGAAACTCTGATTATAGTAAAGCTATAAAAAGTCTTCAGGTGTAAAATGAGAGTAAAAATTTGTGGAATAACAAATCTGCAAGATGCACTTGAAGCTGTAAATGCAGGTGCAAATGCATTAGGTTTTGTATTTTATAAAAAATCGCCAAGATATATAGAACCTTTAAAAGCAAAAGAGATTGCTGAAAAACTTCCTCCTTTTGTTCAAACAGTTGGACTTTTTGTAAATGAAAATGAAGAGTTTATTAATCAAATTTGTTTTGATGCAAAAATGCAATTAGCTCAAATAATAGATGATTTTGATGTTTTAAATTATGAAAAGATTTCTTTTAAATATATAAAAGTAATCAGAGCAAAAGAGAAAAAAGATTTACTAAATTTGAATAAAGAGTATTATTTAGTTGATGCATTTGTTGATAGTTTTGGTGGAGAAGGTAAAAGAATTGCCCTTGATTGGTTTGAAAGTATTGATTGTTCTAAATTTATACTTGCTGGTGGCTTAACAACAAAAAATTTAAAAGAGATAAACGGTTTTGGTTTTTATGGAGTTGATGTTAGTTCTGGAGTTGAATCAGAAGTTAAAGGGATAAAAGATAGACAAAAAATGATTGATTTTGTAAAAGAGGCAAATGAAATCAAATAAAAGGATTACTCCTAAAGCTCAAATAAAATTACAAAATATTTTACAAAGACTATTAAAAGAGCCAATTTTATATAGTGAATTTTTTGAGTTATTAGAAAAAGCAAATGATACAATTTATGAAGATCCTGAACTTGAATTTGAGTTACTTATTTCAAATGGTTTGCCTTTAGATTTTGAAAGTGAATATGTATGTTTAAAAACTCTAAAAACACCTATAAATGAACAAGTTTTTTGTATTGTAGATATTGAAACAAATGGTGGAAGTCCCAAAAAAGGTTATCAAATCATTGAGTTGGGTGCAGTAAAATACAAAAATGGAGAAATAATAGATAAGTTTGAGTCTTTAGTTTTTGCAAAAGAGATACCTCCTTATGTTCAAGAAGTTACAAAAATAAATCTCAAAATGCTTGAAAATGCTCCAAGATTAGAAAAAGTTTTACAAGATTTTAAAATTTTTTTAGGAGATGATGTTTTTGTTGCACATGATATAAAGTTTGATTATACTTTTATTTCTGACTCTTTTGAAAAATATAATTTAGGTAAATTATTAAATAGAAAATTATGTACAATTGATTTAGCTAAAAGAACAATTGAGGCTGAAAAATATGGTTTAAGTTCTTTAAAAGAGTTACTAAATATTGATGTGAGTAATCATCATAGAGCATATTATGATGCTTTAACAACAGCAATAGTTTTTAAAAAATGTTTAGAAAATTTAGATTTTAATAAAATAAAAACAGTAGAAGATTTAATAAATTTTTCAAAAAGTGATAATGTGATTAATAATCAACAAAAAAAGGATTAGTATTATGTTTTCTCAAGAAAATTATATTGAAGTTCTGGAATTTGCAACAATCGCTCATGGTGAACAAAAAACACCAAAAGGTTATCCTTATCTTGCACATATAACAAGCGTTGCAATGGAAGTTATAAATGCTTGTGAAAAATCAAATTTAGATGAAAAAAAAGCAGATTTAGCAATAAGTTGTGCATTATTACACGATGTAATAGAAGATACAAACATTACTTATGATGAGTTGTATGTAAAATTTGGAGAAGATGTTGCAAATGGAGTTGAGGCATTAACAAAAGATAAAACTTTAAGTTCAAAACAAGAACAAATGAGAGATAGTATAGAAAGATTACTTACTCAACCTTATGAAGTTCAAATGGTAAAACTTGCTGATAGAATTACAAATTTAGGAACTCCACCAAAACATTGGGATAATAAAAAAATTAAAGATTATCAAAAAGAAGCAAGTTTTATTTTATCATGTCTTGGAAATTCAAATATATATTTATCAAATAGATTAAAAGAAAAAATAGAGAATTATAATAACTTTATTAAAGAATAAAATAAAAAGCCCGAAGGCTTTTTATTATTAAGCGTTAGCTTGTTGTGCTTCAGAAGCGTATTTTAAACCTAAATCAAATGCTTTATTATTGATTTCATGTACTTTTTCAGGTACTTTTGAAAGCATTGTTTTTCTTAATACTTCATTTGGAACAGTTTCTCCAGTAAAATAGTTAGCCATTGCTAAAGCTAAAACTGATTGAGTAATAACATTTCCAACTTCTTCTTTTGCAATAGTAATAATTGGAATCTCATAGATTTTCCATTTTTTTCTATCTTCTTCTGTAGGTGTTACAAGATTTGGCTCAACAACGATAACGCCACCTTCTTTTACACCATTTTTGAATTGATTATAAGAAACTTGAGCAACTGATAACATGAAATCAATTTCACCATCATTTGCATAAGGATATAAAATTGGTTCATCTTGTAAAGTAATATCAACAACAGTTGGACCACCTCTTACTTGAGAAGTATAAGTAGCTGTTTTTAATCCATATCCACCATTATTGATTTTTGCAGCTGCGAAAATCGCACCTGCAAGAAGTACACCTTGTCCACCAACACCTGTAAATCTCATTAATGTTCTATTTGCTGCCATGTGTAACTCCTTATAATTGAACCATAGTTTTATTTTTGTGAGCCTCTTTTACTTTTTCATAAGCTTCACAATATTCCATAGCTTCTGTATCTTGTTTTAAGATACCTGTAGGGAATATTCCTTTTTGTTCTTCTGGCTCTAATTTATCAAACTTAGTTTTTGACATAGAAATAGAATCAATCCACTCTAAGTTAGCCATAGCAGTAGCCATTTTGTTTTTTCTTCCTAAGTTAACGTGACAGTTAGAGAATACTTCAATAAATGAGAAACCTTTATGTTCAAAAGCTTTAACTAAAGTTTTTTCTAATTTTTTAGGATCTAACATAGTCTCTCTTGCAACAAAAGAAGCTCCTGCTGCTTCAACTAATTTACAAGCATCAAAAGTAGGGTCAATATTTCCTCTACTCATTGTTACAGTCCACATACCTTGAGGAGTAGTTGGAGATGTTTGAGAGTTTGTTAATCCATAAATGAAGTTATTGATAATAATATAATTTAGGTCAATATTTCTTCTTGAAGCGTGAATTGTGTGATTTCCACCAATTGCAAGACCGTCACCATCTCCACCAACAACGATAACTTTTTTAGTTGGATTTGCTAATTTAATTCCAGTTGCATAAGCTAAAGTTCTTCCGTGAGTTGTGTGAACAGTGTTACAGTTGATGTATGAAGAGAATCTTCCTGAACATCCAATACCAGAAACAACACAAACGTCGTCCATATTCCATTCAAGTTTTTCAATAGCTCTAATAACAGATTTTAAAATAACTCCATCACCACATCCCCAACACCATAGTGTTGGCATTTTGTCTGTTCTTAAATATTCATCGTAATTAAAAGCCATGATTACATTCCTTTCACTTTTTCAATAATTTCTAGTGGAGATAAAGGTCTTCCATTTACTTTAAATAAAGTATCAAAATCAGATCTTCCAGATACTCTTTGTACTTCATCAGCAAATTGACCCATATTTAACTCAGTAACTAATACTTTGTCAAATTTTTTCATTAATTCATTAATTCTTTTTGCAGGACTTGGCCAAATTGTTTTTGGTCTGAACATACCTACTTTGATACCTTCTTTTCTCATTCTGTTGATAGCTTCAGTAACACCTAAAGATACAGAACCATAAGCAATAATCATAATTTCAGCATCTTCTAACATATACTCTTCATTTAATTCTAATTCATCTAAATGAGCATCAACTTTTTTGAATAATCTTTTCATTAAAGCATCACAAACTTCTGCATCTTCAGTTGGGTGTCCTGTTGGTCCATGGTGAAGTCCAGTAAAGTGATATCTATATCCTTCAAACATTGGATTTAATACTGCTGGTTCATCAGCTCCAACTCCGTAAGGTTTATAATCTTTTTTATCACCATCAAATCTTTTTCTTACAATTTTGTTTTTTTCAACTTCTTCTAAATCAGGTAAAATTGCTTTTCCACTCATGTGACCGATTGTTTCATCTAATAAAACAAATACTGGTTGCATAAATCTGTCAGCTAAGTTAAATGCTCTTACAACTTCAGTATAACACTCATTTAAGTTACCTGGAACTAATGTAATTGATTTAACATCTCCATGAGTTGGGTTTTTAGCTTGTAATAAATCCCCTTGAGCAACTCTTGTTGGAAGACCAGTTGATGGACCACCTCTCATAACGTTTACAACAACTAAAGGAACTTCAGAAATATATCCAACACCTAAGTTTTCTGCTTTTAAAGAAATACCAGGTCCTGAAGTAGCAGTCATAGATCTTTTCCCAGACATAGCAGCACCTAAAGCTGTACAAATACCTGCTATTTCATCTTCCATTTGAATACAAGCATGACCTCTAGCTGGTAAAGCTGAAGAAAGTACATGCATTATTTCACTTGAAGGAGTAATTGGATAACCACCAAAAAACTCACAACCTGAATCAATTGCAGCTTTTGCTGCAAGTTCATTTCCTGTTGAAATCACTTCTCTTGACATCAATTCTCCTTACAAATCTTCATCTAATATTCTATAGTTATTTTTAACTATTTTTTCTTTTCTCTCTTTTGCATCACTTGATAACTTTGCAAATTTAAACTCTTTTTTATCAGCAACATAAATTGCAAAATCTGGACATGCTAACTCACAGTCTGTACAACCAATACATGATTCAGGATGAACAACTTTAATCATTGAACCTAAAGTAGAATGAACTTCTTGTCTCATTGCAAGTACGCCAGCAGGACAAACAGAAACGCACTTATCACATGCCTTACATCTAGCCTCATTTACCCATACAGGAGTATTTGCAGGAGCTTCCATATTAGACATAATCTCTCCTTAAATTATTTTAAAATCAATACTTGAACAAACTCAATATATTATCCTTGAATAATAGCAATAAACATTCCAAAGATGAATAAAATTTATGATTTTCTCGGGTGAATTTTACTCTTGTTACATTTTGCTACAAGAAAAAATCTGATGTATATAAAAGAGTCTATAATATATATTTAAGCTTAAAATATCAATCTAATTTTATATTAAAAGAGTTAATTAATAATTAGTTTAAAAGACATATTTATGAAACTTAGATATAATTATAATAAATTAGAGAAGGAAGATTTTTGGTTTTATATCAACCTAAAAATGGATATTGTTATAATAGTGATACACATTTTTTATTTTATTTTATTTGTGAAAATTTTAAAAAATATAAAAATATAAAAGGCGAAATTTTAGATATTGGGAGTGGAAGCGGAATTCTTGGTTTATTAGTTTCAAATGAGTATAAAAAATTGAACTTAAATCAGTGTGAGATTCAAAAAATGTTTCAATTTTTCTCAACAAAAAATGCTTTAACAAACAAAATAAATACAAATTTGTACGAAGGTTCATTTGAAAAAATTGAATTTGATAAAAAATTTGATATTTGTGTTTCAAATCCTCCCTTTTATCATTGTGAAGTTATAAAAAGTGAAAATGAATCTTTAAAAATTGCAAGATATAATGACTCTTTACCTTTGGAAAAATTTATAAAAAAGACCTCAGAAATTTTAAAAAATGATGGAAAATTCTTTTTTTGTTATGATTGTAAACAGATAAATGAAATATTATTATTATTGAATAAATATAAATTTAATATAGAAGCTTTGCAGTTTGTTCATCCTAAAGTATCAAAAGATGCAACATTAATTTTAGTTTATGCAAGAAAAAATTCAAAATCTTTGACAAAAATATTTAATCCTTTAGTTGTTTTTGATGAAGATAATAAGTTTACAAATGAGGTTGAAAATATATATAAAAAATCTTCAACATATAGTATAAAGGCTGATATTGAGTAATTTATTAAAAAAAGATGGTTTTAATTTTGCATTTGATCCAAAAGGTTGTGATTCTTGTAAAGGTAATTGCTGTATAGGGGAAAGTGGATATATTTGGATTAATGCACAAGAGATGCAAGCATTAGCTTTTCACTTGAATTTAACTTTAGAAGAGACAAAATTTAGATATTTAACAAAAATTGGATATAAATATAGCATAAAAGAGGTAAAATTAGCTTCAAATAATTTTGCCTGTTGTTTTTTTAATTTAGAAAAAAGACAGTGTTCAATTTATCCCGTAAGACCGATGCAATGTAGAACTTTCCCTTTTTGGGACTATTTTAAAGAAAATGAAGAAGAGGTTTATAAAGAGTGTCCAGCTATAAAAAATCTTTAGTTATTTATTCATTAATATTAATTTTTTGTGGATGTAGCACAAAAGATGTTAATTTAGAGA
The genomic region above belongs to Arcobacter ellisii and contains:
- a CDS encoding 4Fe-4S dicluster domain-containing protein; this encodes MSNMEAPANTPVWVNEARCKACDKCVSVCPAGVLAMRQEVHSTLGSMIKVVHPESCIGCTDCELACPDFAIYVADKKEFKFAKLSSDAKERKEKIVKNNYRILDEDL
- a CDS encoding YkgJ family cysteine cluster protein encodes the protein MSNLLKKDGFNFAFDPKGCDSCKGNCCIGESGYIWINAQEMQALAFHLNLTLEETKFRYLTKIGYKYSIKEVKLASNNFACCFFNLEKRQCSIYPVRPMQCRTFPFWDYFKENEEEVYKECPAIKNL
- a CDS encoding tRNA1(Val) (adenine(37)-N6)-methyltransferase; this encodes MVLYQPKNGYCYNSDTHFLFYFICENFKKYKNIKGEILDIGSGSGILGLLVSNEYKKLNLNQCEIQKMFQFFSTKNALTNKINTNLYEGSFEKIEFDKKFDICVSNPPFYHCEVIKSENESLKIARYNDSLPLEKFIKKTSEILKNDGKFFFCYDCKQINEILLLLNKYKFNIEALQFVHPKVSKDATLILVYARKNSKSLTKIFNPLVVFDEDNKFTNEVENIYKKSSTYSIKADIE
- a CDS encoding 2-oxoglutarate synthase subunit alpha, whose product is MSREVISTGNELAAKAAIDSGCEFFGGYPITPSSEIMHVLSSALPARGHACIQMEDEIAGICTALGAAMSGKRSMTATSGPGISLKAENLGVGYISEVPLVVVNVMRGGPSTGLPTRVAQGDLLQAKNPTHGDVKSITLVPGNLNECYTEVVRAFNLADRFMQPVFVLLDETIGHMSGKAILPDLEEVEKNKIVRKRFDGDKKDYKPYGVGADEPAVLNPMFEGYRYHFTGLHHGPTGHPTEDAEVCDALMKRLFKKVDAHLDELELNEEYMLEDAEIMIIAYGSVSLGVTEAINRMRKEGIKVGMFRPKTIWPSPAKRINELMKKFDKVLVTELNMGQFADEVQRVSGRSDFDTLFKVNGRPLSPLEIIEKVKGM